GAACCCAGAGTCTAATCCAGCCGGGATAATCGCTGGCAGGGGGCTGACCCTCCTTAGAGCCGAATCCCAGCGCACTTTATCCCAACGCTGTTCCAGTCTGTGGGAGGAGAGACCGCGAGCCGCTTCATCATCTGAAAAGGGACCTAAAGAGGCTTTTCTCCTCATCAAACACGACACGGAGGAAACCACACCCACTGCTGGGTGTTCAAACGTGTAAAAGAGCAAATCAGTGTGGAGCAGGCTCGCGCACTGAGCTGAGGGTAGGCAAGAGAACAcactcagataaaaaaaaaaagaggcatcATTAGTGTAAGAACTATTATTGAAATCGGATTAGTAGTTTTCAAAAGTCGCAGAAACATAATACCCTGTAGGCGTCGATGCGGCGTAAAAGCGTAACCCGATCAGAGTCCTGCGTaaaagtttcttttttctttggagATCATGCGCAGCTTCTCTAAACTGTGCGTTCCAGGAGAGGTGCAGCAAAATATTCCCGCTGGAGTGAGAGATGCGGCATTTCTGGGGACCGTCCTGTACCCAGCCCTCACCGTCTCCTCCAGAGGATCATCTCACCCCGACCTGAACTTTTATACCTGCCCGCCGGAGGAATCCTCTACACTTTGTCGGCCTCCCCAAATTCAGGAAAGCGCAGAGATGATAGCCGATGAGCCCAAAGTCTATTTGGAAGCCAGCGACCTTTGGAGACAGTTCCACAAATGTGGCACAGAGATGGTTATTACGAAATCCGGGAGGTAAATATGTGTCATTTACGCATAAAAAAGAATCAATGTGTGCGCACGCACGCTTCATGGTGGTTGTCTCCTCTTATGCCCACAGGCGCATGTTTCCGCCGCTTAAGGCCAGATGCGCAGGGATGGACAGAAAGGCAAAGTATATTCTGCTGATGGACATCGTGGCGGCCGATGACTGCAGATATAAATTTCAGAACTCGCACTGGATGGTGGCGGGGAAGGCGGACCCGGAGATGCCCAGACGCATGTACATCCACCCGGACAGTCCGGCCACGGGCGAGCAGTGGATGTCCAAAGTGGTCAACTTTCACAAACTTAAACTGACCAACAATATATCCGACAAGCATGGATTTGTGAGTTTAAAAGTTGAATGTTTAATCAGCTGCCGTACAAAGCGcaatttaatatatatatttctttaaataaagagtttttttccccacgtGATCTCTCCAAATTTAAGTTTGATGAAAAACATATATTAGCtacttattactttttttttatctttaacaGACAATTCTCAACTCGATGCACAAATACCAACCCAGATTTCATATAGTGAAGGCAAATGACATCCTGAAACTACCATACAGCACTTTCAGGACGTACGTGTTTGCTGAAACCCAATTTATCGCAGTCACAGCTTACCAGAATGAGAAAGTAAGTATCGCACTTTTTCCTCAGACATTAGATAAGACTATGAAGATGTCATTTTAAACTAAGAAATGTGTTTGCTTTGTACAAACGCTCAGatcacgcagctgaaaatagacAACAATCCATTCGCGAAGGGATTCCGAGACACTGGGAACGGAAGAAGAGAGAAGAGGCAAGTTATTCCTCAAGTTGCATATTTACTGACACAGTAAGAATGGTGAAGATCCACTTGACAAAATATCCAACGTAAAGTACAAATGCAGAATTATTCATAGATACAATTTGGCTGAAATTGTCAATAAGGCGTAAATTTAAACTTTTGTTTCCAGCAAATATGGAACCTGCTGTTTTAGACCAAGTTTTGTGTTTAGCTTCAGGCTGGGCAGGCGGCATACATTTCCCCAGACACCAACATAAATTAAACATATCCTTTCCTGATTTAAAAGTCTTCAACTGCTGTAAATTGTCTGGAAGTATATTGAAATTTGAACAGGCTCGGTCTCTCTAAACTCTCAACAAGCTGGAATAATTCCCAAATCCCcagaaaacatacatacaacacACCTTAATGCAACCGCAGGATCAAAGCTCACACTAACTCCAATTCTCCATGAAAATACTCTACATATGAGGGATCAGGCCACGTTTTTAAACTCCCATCACCTTCAAGCTTCATGTTGCTTTAGTTAAGTTTGAAACtaacacccatccatccattttctgtatcTGAGTAATCCATTTCTGGGTTGCAGGgttgaaaataatatttttactTCAGCTGAAATGATGCTCTGCACAAGAACACGTCATCCAAAGCCTCATTTCTGTACCCAAAGGGAGTTATCACAAAAGTAGAAATAGTGCTTCAatactgtgtgtttgttttaaaatcAATGAACTTAGCTCACATAACTTTTATAACTTTAACAGGCTTTTCTATCTTATGCAGAGCTTTtattaattacatttttaaagtcttcTATTAAACCTAATGGCAGGGATACATTTTAAGGTATGGAGAGTTTgatcatttaattattttaacacAGCTAAATGCCTCCACCTGCTGTCATAGTCACTCcctatttaactttttttttttaaaagtattttgatagTTTCATTTTTGATTCACAGTATTTTTGGCTTCATTTGTGTTCCTTTGGTGGAGATTCCTCTTTAAAATCGTAGCTGGGCTCTTTaggtgtggagtttgcatgttctcctcgtGTCTGCCTGACCTTTCTCTGGGACCGTGGGTCCAGAAACATGCACGTTCATTCTAAATGAACCACCAGGCTGAGTGAATGGGAATGGTCGGGTCATGTTTTGCATGAATAGGCACCAGCTCCCCTGGGACCTATGAACAGGATGGGATTAATATTAAAGATTGGAGAATGCATTTGAAcagattttttatattttttggtcTATATATAATgttttatatatctttttttcccctcccacGCAGCCTACATGTTTGCATCCTTTGAGACTAAATGTAAACGTACATTTTATTTAGTAAATCTAATGATGAAAAAATTTTCTTTGAAATCTACAGTGAAGAAGGTGCAAAATATTTTAGGTATATTTTTGAGACAATTTCTGTACTTTGACCTCTTAGTGTTTTAAAGTGAAGATGTGaggccagcagcagcacactGTCAAATATGAGAAAAGTAGGTCCAGAAGAATTCACATTTAGtcaaaaacaaattatttcaaCACACTCTCCATGTTACATCCTTTTTTTACTTGATTTATATTTGGTCATTTACAAACTCGGCCCCTTATTGATGAAGCTGGAGCCACTCCAAACAATACGTCAGGCTGCTTTTCTACATGTGTTATAGATCTGTGATGCAACTTTTTATTAGGTGTAGTTTATCTAAACTGCAAAGGATAGATGCCATAGAATAATGtctgaataaacaaacaaaggaaTCTTCATTTAGCATTTGTCAGATGAATATTATTGTTCAAAAGCAGCTTATATGCTCAGCTTTCAACTGTCTGAaggactcttcttcttctccttctctcaGGAAACTTCAACTGTCACTGCAGCGGTTTAAAGAGATGCATCTGACTGATGTGAAGAACGACCCCATTAAAGATTCTCCAAAATACTCAGACAACACCAAGTCTTCAGGTACAAAAATACCGTATGTGGCCAAAACTGTCAGTACAACTCACatagaaaaaaatccaaaatgaacttgtacttctttttttctctccggTAAGATGCTTACAGTGACAGTGACAAAGACAACAACGTTGAGGAGGATCCTGAGCCGAAGGTGCGTAAGACCCACCAGGAAGCGGAAACCCGGTCGTCTGGAACAGTGCCGGCTCCAGCCGGGGCCCCGGACCCCAAACCAAACCGTGTGGTCGGCACAGTAACTGACGGAGCAGGATTCTGCCGGTCGCCAGACTCAGACAAGGAACGAGCTCGCACATTGTGCAGTAGTTTGGCGCACAGCTATGCTGCGTACCCGGAATTAAACCGACATCTGTGGGATCTGAGCATCTCCGGGAGTCTTTTTCGGTCGGATCTGGTTAACGCCTGGTACGGCTGCACCTCCGTGGAACGAGCTGCGTCCTGCGGCCTGAGACTGGCAGCGCCTGCCGGGACTCTTCTTCCCATCAGCCTCCAACAGCACGCACTGGTACAGGTACTGAGTAAAATATGCAGAATATCACAGAGTTGTGTGTAAAGTTTTGTATCCCCGGAGAAAACCTTTAATGCTACACTTAATTTGCTTGTCTAACTTAGATTGGTAGACTCATAATATTGagaaaactggacaagtggaggacaaaggaGAAGAAGTAGGGCTGAAACGTATTTGCAGATGAACACTATCtcaaagtgatgtccttaagaaatagGAAAGAAATCAAAGACCTGAGAGATGTAACTGCACACTAAGTTGATCCATCTTCTTATTGGTGCTAAAATACTTATACTTatatttggttttttttttttaaatatgctacaaaagaaatgggaacaaggTATGCCAAGATAGAAAAACTCAATACTCAATAATCAATCAAGGAGTTAAAGATCGGTGTAACGTGCTcaccacctccttgtcacggctgaggtgcccttgaacaaggcaccgtaccccccatgctccccaggcgcttcagggctgcccaccgctccaggttggcatctgtctctgagtgtgtgaccctgtgcatgtgcatgtgcatgtgtgtgtcaaacaggtgccaacctggatgggttaaaagcggaggacaaatttcgtgtgtatgcatgtatgcatgacaataaatctgatcttatttttatttattttttattactgCTGCAGAATTATGCAGTAATTGCTCCATTGAattgatttgttttattcttGCATCAACAAAGATGTTGAGCGTTACGGCCGTCAAGTCTGCTAGTTGCAAAAGTTTCTATTCGTCTCTCTATGTTTCTCTAAGAAAAGATTTTCTGCCTCTTTGCTTTGGTTGAGGATCAATATATTTGACTTTAAGTCTTTAAGAGCCTTCAAACCAATCATCTGTACCTCAGATTTTTCCTGGTTGAGCTGTAAGAAATACAGTTGATACATTTTATATGAAATACAGTTGAAAAGTGAGTCCTTTGTCTCAGTGTAATATGGAGACATGGCCCCGAAAGGCTGAGTGTCACGTGCACAAGTCAAAAAGTTATGGTCGTAGAATTTACCCGAGAACTAACCTCATAATGTTTTGAAGACAAGTGGGATTTGGTACAAACAGCTTATACccgaaaaaaataaataaataaaagtccaCAGAGATGTGAGATAAACCAGTAAAGAACAGTTCTGGATGGGCCAACCCCCTCGCCTCATTTTTGTAAAAGAAATCCAGAGGTCCACAGAATTGAACAGCGAACAGAACTAGAACTGAAGGACTGATTCTGATATCATTCATGAGCAAAATCAGCTTTCAACGCTTTAGCTGAGAACAAGCG
This Odontesthes bonariensis isolate fOdoBon6 chromosome 6, fOdoBon6.hap1, whole genome shotgun sequence DNA region includes the following protein-coding sequences:
- the LOC142381918 gene encoding uncharacterized protein LOC142381918 isoform X2; its protein translation is MRSFSKLCVPGEVQQNIPAGVRDAAFLGTVLYPALTVSSRGSSHPDLNFYTCPPEESSTLCRPPQIQESAEMIADEPKVYLEASDLWRQFHKCGTEMVITKSGRRMFPPLKARCAGMDRKAKYILLMDIVAADDCRYKFQNSHWMVAGKADPEMPRRMYIHPDSPATGEQWMSKVVNFHKLKLTNNISDKHGFTILNSMHKYQPRFHIVKANDILKLPYSTFRTYVFAETQFIAVTAYQNEKITQLKIDNNPFAKGFRDTGNGRREKRKLQLSLQRFKEMHLTDVKNDPIKDSPKYSDNTKSSDAYSDSDKDNNVEEDPEPKVRKTHQEAETRSSGTVPAPAGAPDPKPNRVVGTVTDGAGFCRSPDSDKERARTLCSSLAHSYAAYPELNRHLWDLSISGSLFRSDLVNAWYGCTSVERAASCGLRLAAPAGTLLPISLQQHALDLMTLSPYGGFLFYPYANVSAASAQYLIPPTQSRQDFKACPNANSSNFFRSPIISFVTPVGESNRKYLDEELLTRPELEQKSAGEARVESSLKESQTEKNTDLCGAAAAAAPVSSCVWSAVTKHISK
- the LOC142381918 gene encoding uncharacterized protein LOC142381918 isoform X1, whose protein sequence is MRSFSKLCVPGEVQQNIPAGVRDAAFLGTVLYPALTVSSRGSSHPDLNFYTCPPEESSTLCRPPQIQESAEMIADEPKVYLEASDLWRQFHKCGTEMVITKSGRRMFPPLKARCAGMDRKAKYILLMDIVAADDCRYKFQNSHWMVAGKADPEMPRRMYIHPDSPATGEQWMSKVVNFHKLKLTNNISDKHGFTILNSMHKYQPRFHIVKANDILKLPYSTFRTYVFAETQFIAVTAYQNEKITQLKIDNNPFAKGFRDTGNGRREKRKLQLSLQRFKEMHLTDVKNDPIKDSPKYSDNTKSSDAYSDSDKDNNVEEDPEPKVRKTHQEAETRSSGTVPAPAGAPDPKPNRVVGTVTDGAGFCRSPDSDKERARTLCSSLAHSYAAYPELNRHLWDLSISGSLFRSDLVNAWYGCTSVERAASCGLRLAAPAGTLLPISLQQHALVQDLMTLSPYGGFLFYPYANVSAASAQYLIPPTQSRQDFKACPNANSSNFFRSPIISFVTPVGESNRKYLDEELLTRPELEQKSAGEARVESSLKESQTEKNTDLCGAAAAAAPVSSCVWSAVTKHISK